Proteins from a single region of Corylus avellana chromosome ca11, CavTom2PMs-1.0:
- the LOC132165043 gene encoding MDIS1-interacting receptor like kinase 2-like produces the protein MSANRKPPLVFLHIVLLSILSSQIIASPEAQAEALVKWKNSLTPPPPLTSWSLSNLNNLCNWTSIVCDSTGTVSEINLSSGAEFNGTQAKLIGTLAHFNFTPFLNLTRFDLSHNHLCGPITSEIGRLTELCLTVLDLSQNKFNGTVPESLFTNLGKLELLYLFDNLFRGPLSPNISHLSKLKYLRLGVNQFSGLIPEDIGAILNLRIIGMFNNSLEGRILCSLGQLKGLSILRLGMNSLNFTIPSELGFCANLTELGLATNSFTGEIPPEISLFTKLKYLYLYSNQLSGSIPYEIGNLKDLIELDLSKNHLWFDSSDSLEPQKPLTLRTKTSSLSSNELSGEIPTVLGNLRLLYSLNLSRNHLTGEIPWNLVSYTSSTVPENCESLLTKDLTNNYMNMVDLSSNRLLGNILEDLARLSQSESLNLSHNQLSGEFSSSFSGMVSLSNISIDFSYNNLTSLIPTSFVFKDAPATAYVGNSAIVARLKTCYRKTKLLKQESRSILECEEKAKSLIWGRDRKFTSRNIVKATENFHENYSIGKGGF, from the exons ATGTCAGCAAATCGCAAGCCTCCTCTTGTTTTCCTTCACATTGTCTTGCTCTCCATACTTTCATCACAAATCATAGCATCACCAGAAGCACAAGCAGAAGCTCTTGTCAAATGGAAAAACAGCCTCACCCCTCCCCCTCCTCTCACTTCATGGTCCCTCTCCAACCTCAACAACCTCTGCAACTGGACAAGCATTGTCTGCGACTCAACCGGAACAGTCTCCGAGATAAACCTCTCAAGTGGTGCCGAGTTCAATGGAACACAGGCAAAGCTCATTGGAACACTAGCCCACTTCAATTTCACTCCATTCCTTAACCTCACCCGCTTCGACCTCAGTCATAACCATCTTTGCGGACCAATAACATCGGAGATAGGTCGGCTAACAGAGCTTTG CTTGACCGTCTTGGATTTGTCCCAGAATAAGTTCAATGGAACAGTACCAGAATCTTTATTTACCAATCTGGGCAAGCTTGAACTCCTTTatctttttgataatttattccGTGGACCATTGTCACCAAACATTTCCCACCTTTCCAAGCTCAAATATCTTCGCCTAGGAGTAAACCAGTTCAGTGGTCTAATTCCTGAGGATATTGGTGCAATTTTAAATCTTCGAATTATAGGCATGTTCAACAATTCATTGGAAGGGAGAATTCTTTGTTCATTAGGCCAGCTCAAGGGCCTCTCGATACTCCGTCTTGGAATGAATAGCTTGAATTTTACAATTCCTTCTGAGCTTGGGTTTTGTGCAAACCTCACCGAATTGGGCCTGGCTACAAATTCATTCACTGGAGAAATTCCACCGGAGATAAGCCTATTCACAAAGCTCAAATATCTTTATTTGTATAGTAATCAGCTTTCTGGCTCTATTCCATACGAGATTGGGAACTTGAAAGATTTGATTGAATTAGACCTTTCAAAAAACCACCTCTGGTTCGATTCCTCAGACAGTTTGGAACCTcaaaaacctttgactcttagGACT AAAACAAGCTCTCTGTCCTCCAACGAATTGTCCGGAGAAATTCCAACTGTACTTGGAAATCTAAGGCTGCTATACTCGCTCAATTTGAGCAGGAACCATTTGACAGGAGAGATTCCTTGGAATCTAGTAAGCTATACAAGCTCAACTGTACCTGAGAATTGTGAAAGCTTATTGACCAAAGACTTGACAAACAACTACATGAACATGGTGGACCTCAGCAGCAATAGACTCTTAGGAAATATTCTTGAAGACCTTGCAAGGCTTTCACAATCGGAGAGTCTTAATCTGTCACATAACCAACTTTCAGGAGAATTTTCATCATCATTTTCCGGGATGGTTAGTCTAAGCAATATCTCTATCGATTTTTCCTACAACAATTTAACAAGTCTGATCCCAACAAGTTTTGTTTTCAAAGATGCACCTGCAACAGCTTATGTTGGAAACTCAG CCATTGTTGCTAGACTCAAAACATGTTACCGGAAGACCAAACTCTTGAAACAAGAAAGCAGATCAATTTTAGAGTGTGAGGAGAAGGCCAAGTCATTGATATGGGGAAGAGACAGGAAATTCACATCTAGGAATATTGTGAAGGCCACTGAAAACTTCCATGAGAATTACTCTATTGGAAAAGGAGGATTTTGA